Proteins co-encoded in one Brassica oleracea var. oleracea cultivar TO1000 chromosome C4, BOL, whole genome shotgun sequence genomic window:
- the LOC106338221 gene encoding LOW QUALITY PROTEIN: uncharacterized CRM domain-containing protein At3g25440, chloroplastic (The sequence of the model RefSeq protein was modified relative to this genomic sequence to represent the inferred CDS: deleted 2 bases in 1 codon; substituted 1 base at 1 genomic stop codon) produces the protein MALHARGLGLGLGFALGSWSGFPASTRSLQRASSSLLRYSYPLLISSRSLPQSQELAYTTSTFLLPTISTVSRPICRRNFSHGTVNLVISEGEPKFKTRELDPPNKWKWLTKKRLKLKRKKEQEKRNSANRKDPRRLTIKGKKNKRKLANPEERIKNKLERAKIKEASLIEKLKRYEVAKAQGPEVRPHEITGEERFYLKKMGQKRSNYVPIGRRGVFGGVILNMHLHWKKHEAGQGXPQTGQVQQYASDELAELSGGVPVNIVGDDTIIFYRGKGYVQPKVMSPIDTLSKKRAYEKSKYEQSLDSVRHLIAVAEKELELYYRHVALYDDLSNRNPLSILDYSSGSCGHHLNKLYMSCSDTESESEDEELCKLDNNGSSSSLKGRVV, from the exons ATGGCTCTCCACGCGCGTGGGCTTGGTCTTGGTCTTGGTTTTGCTCTTGGGTCTTGG TCCGGTTTTCCGGCTTCTACACGTAGTCTCCAAAGAGCGTCTTCGTCTCTTCTTAGATACTCATACCCACTTCTCATTTCCTCCAG GTCTCTTCCGCAAAGCCAAGAACTTGCTTATACAACGTCTACATTCTTGCTACCGACCATCTCAACGGTTTCAAGGCCCATATGTAGAAGAAACTTCAGCCATGGGACGGTGAACCTAGTGATATCAGAAGGGGAACCCAAGTTCAAAACCCGGGAGCTTGATCCTCCCAATAAATGGAAGTGGCTGACTAAAAAGAGGCTGAAGCTGAAAAGAAAGAAAGAACAAGAGAAGAGAAACTCAGCCAACAGGAAGGACCCACGACGGCTCACCATCAAGGGAAAGAAGAACAAGAGAAAGCTTGCTAATCCAGAGGAAAGAATCAAGAACAAGCTCGAAAGAGCCAAGATCAAAGAAGCATCGTTGATTGAGAAACTGAAACGGTACGAAGTAGCTAAAGCGCAGGGACCTGAGGTTAGACCCCATGAGATCACCGGAGAAGAGCGTTTCTACCTGAAGAAGATGGGTCAGAAAAGGTCTAACTACGTGCCGATTGGGAGAAGAGGAGTGTTCGGTGGCGTGATTCTAAACATGCATCTGCATTGGAAGAAGCATGAGGCCGGACAAGGCTAACCTCAGACGGGACAAGTGCAACAGTACGCA TCAGATGAGCTTGCTGAACTGAGTGGTGGTGTGCCTGTTAACATAGTCGGCGATGATACGATCATATTTTATAGAGGGAAAGGTTACGTTCAGCCTAAAGTTATGTCTCCTATCGATACATTGTCGAAGAAAAG GGCATATGAAAAATCAAAGTACGAACAGTCTCTTGACTCGGTGAGACATTTGATAGCAGTTGCGGAGAAGGAGCTTGAACTATACTATAGGCATGTTGCTCTTTACGATGACCTGAGTAACAGAAATCCTCTTTCGATCTTGGATTATTCATCGGGATCATGTGGTCACCACCTGAATAAGCTTTATATGAGTTGTTCAGACACTGAAAGTGAGTCTGAAGATGAAGAGCTATGTAAATTAGATAATAATGGTTCTTCTTCTTCTCTGAAAGGAAGAGTTGTCTGA